TATTCTTTGAAACTTTATTAATAGGAATTGTATCATTGGCAGTAGGGATATTTATAGGCGTGTTCTTATCGCAGGGATTAGCTAGCATAACCGCTAAAATGTTTGAATCAGATATGGGCAAATATAAATTTATATTTTCGAAAGATGCTTGTTTAAAAACAACTTTATATTTTAGTATAATGTTCATTGTTATAATTTTATTAAATTTTGTAATCGTATCTAGATATAAATTAATAAATTTAATAAATAATGAAAAACGTAGCGAAAAATTAAAAGGCAGTAATTTAATTATATCAGCAGTATTATTTGTTTTATCAATAATATGCTTATGCACTGCTTATAAATCAACTTTGGGAGAACAATTAATATACTCTGATGGAGGAATAAATTGTACTTATATAGCTTTAGGTATCTTAGGAACACTTCTATTTTTCAGAGCATTAGCAGGATTTTTAATAATAGTTATTCAAAATAGTAAAAATTATTATCTTAAAAATTTAAATACTTTCACACTAAGACAACTAAATAGTAAGATAAATACTCACTATGTATCTATGAGTATAATATGTATAATGCTATTTGTAGCAATAGGAATGACATCAGCAGGATTAGGAACAAAGAAATCTTTGAAAGAATCAATACAATTTAAAACTCCTTTCGATGTATCTTTTGAAGCTAGAAAAGGAGTAAATGGAAATTTAAGCGAACTATTAAGAGAAAATGGTTTTGATATAAATCAATATAGCAAAGCGTTGGTTGATTATAACTTATATAGAGGTGACATAACATTTGGAGAAATGTTTAAAAATAACTTGGGTGAAATTTCGAAACAACAATTTAATTTTATAAAAAACTTAAATGTAGAAGTATTAAAATTATCAGATTATAACAAGATAAATAAAATAAAAGGTAAAGAGGAGATTGTTTTAAAAGATAATGAAATTTTATTATTAAGTGATGTAGGACGTATGAAAGAAGCAATAAAAGAATATTTATCTCAATATAAAACTCTAAATCTTAACAATAAAGAATTTAATTTAAAAAAATATAGTGAATATGAGGCTATATATACTTCACCTCAGAGTATGAATATGTTGACACTAATAGTTAATGATAAATATACTGAAGGCTTAAAAGTATCTAAAAATTATTTAAGTTTGAATTTAACAGGGGCTGAAGCTGCAGCTGAAGAAAAAATATTACAGAAATTTGATGATTTACAAAGTGAATCCGAGTCAATTCAAGGCCTTGATATATATACATATGGAAAAATAGATTCTTATGATAGTAGTATAGGAACTGCAAATATGTTTTTATATATTGGGATTTATGTAGGCATGGTATTTTTAATAGCTGGTGCAGCAGTACTTGCACTTAGCCAATTATCAGGAGCTAATGAAAGTTTAAGTAGATATAAAATTTTAAGGAAGCTCGGTGTAAGCTCTGAGATGATAAATAAATCAATATTTATTCAAGTACTAATGTATTTTTGCTTACCTATAATATTAGCATTGATACATAGTATATTTGGAATAAAAGTAGCAAATGATTTTGTTAAAATATTTGGTGATATTAATCCCGTAAAAAATAATCTTATTACAATTGGTTCTATTTTAGTTATATATGGAATTTATTTTGTAATAACATATAATAGCTATAAGAGAATAGTTAATAGTAAGTCATAAATTAAAATTTATAAACAGAAAAAAAGTATTATTAATTTTTATTAATTAATAATACTTTTTTATGTTTAAGCTCCTATTTTACTGATTTTACTGTTTTGAGGGAATTCTTTATAGTACATAGATTTATCCAATTCACCTTCTTTATTACTTACCACTAAAGTACAAGCACAGTCCCCCATAACATTAATTGTAGTTCGTGCCATATCTAATAGTCTATCAACACCCATTATAAGGCCAACACCTTCTATTGGTAGTCCGACAGAAGTTAATACCATAGATAAAGTAATCATACCGACACCAGGAACACCAGCAGTACCAACAGAAGCTAAAGTAGCAGTTAAAATTATTGTAAGGAATGAATTTATACCTAAATCAATTCCGTAAAGTTGAGCTATAAATACGCAAGCTACACCTTGCATGATAGCAGTACCATCCATATTGATTGTAGCACCTAATGGAAGTGTAAAAGAAGCTACTGAATTATCAACTCCTAATTCTTCCATACTTTCAATAGTTAAAGGAAGTGCGGCATTACTTGAAGCAGTAGAGAAAGTTACAGCTGCAACCCCTGCAAATTTTTTGAAAAATGGTTTTAATTTAAGTCCAGTAAAAACTTTAACCATACCTGAGTAAACAATAACAACTTGCAGAATTAATGCTAAAGAAACTGCAAACATATATTTAAGTAATGAGAAAATAGCATCGAATCCTGTAGTAGCAAAAGTATTAGCTATTAAAGCGAATACCCCATAAGGAGCTACTAACATTATTATACTTACCATTTTCATACAAACCTCATTAGCAGATTCAAAAAGTTTTCTCAATGGGTCAGCTTTTTTACCAACTACACTCATAGATACACCAAGCAATAAAGAGAATAGTATTATTTGTAACATTTCTCCATTTGCTAATGATTGAATTGGATTTGTAGGAATTATACTTAAAATAACTTCAACTAAAGGCTTACTTTCACCTATAGTAGGTTTTTGAGTTATTAAATTTGACATATCAAGACCAATTCCAGGATTTATTAGTTTACCAACGACTAATGCTAAAGAGATAGCAATTGCAGTAGTAACTAAATAAAAACAGAAAGTTTGAATTCCTATTCTACCAAGCTTTTTAACATCACCCATAGAAGACGAGCCACATACCAATGATATAAACACTAATGGAACCACTAGCATCTTTATAGCATTTATAAAGCCGCTACCCATTACTTTTAAAAGTCCATCTAGAAGGATGGTATTTTTAATAGTGCCATCAGGTACACTTTTAAGAATTAAACCTAAAATAGCTCCTAAAAGGATACCTATAAAAATTTTACTAGTAAGTCCTAATTGTTTTTTCATAAAATCACCCCACAATTAAATTTTTATCTAATAATATAAAAAATATATGTTTTATAATAACAGTGAGATTATTAAAATGCAAGTTAAAAAAAAATAACTTCAAAAATCAAAAAAGTAAGATGAATTCAGAGTGTCTTGTTTAAATATATATAACTTAAAAAAATACGCACAAATATAAGTTGTAAGCTTACAATAAAAACTGGAATTTATTATTTGTGATTATAAAATAAAGAAGTGGATAATAAACTTTACTGTTTGAAAAATGAATAATTTTTTAAAAAAAAATCATAAAAGGATAGGGAATAGTAAAAAATATATATAAAGTTACACGGCTGTAACTTAGTTAACGAATTTGTAATCTAAAGTAACAGCCGTGTAACTGTTGTATGTAAATTAATTATGATAATATTAAATCATAGAAAAGAGATAAACCAAATTCAATAAACTAAATACAAAATAGTGATTTAAGAAACAAGTTAGTTGAATTTTTACATATAATCATAATAGTAGAGGATGGGATGAAAATGAAAAGAGCAATAACAGCATTATCAATATTATGTGGAGGATTATTATTTATAAATCCAGTGGCAAATATATTTGCACAAGGTAATAATAGTAACCAAGTTATAGAACAAGCTCAAACTAATGAAAACAGCACTAATAAAGAAATAACTAACAAACCGATAGTAAAAAAAAATGAAACAGTAGCAAAAGAACAAAAAAAAGAAGTTAAATCTCAAAATATAGAAACAAACAATAATGTTGTAAATAAAGTAAATAAAATAAAAACAACTCAAAAACAAGAAAATGTAAAAGATGAAGTTAAAATAGATAAAGTAGAAAAAGAACAACCTAAAGAAGAAAACAAAGATGTTGTAAAAGAAGAAAACAATGTACAAGTTAAAGAAGAACAACAAAATGTAGAAAAAGAACGAGTTACTACAGAAGAACCTAAAAAAGAAGAAGTTAAAGATGAAAGTAAAGTAGAAGTTATAGATGTATTAAATAAAGAACAAGCTCAAGAAGTATTAAAAATGTATAAAAAAGATGTACAATTTACATATGAAGGTGATGAAAACAGCTTTCAAGCATTAATCCAAAGAGGATTAAGTGGATATGTATTCTTCCCAGATTACGATACTGATTTAGGATTCTTTGTTGATAAAAATACAGCTAGCATATACTACTTCCACCCAAGTGGATATCTTGAATTAGCTTTATAAAATAAAATAAGTTTTTAAAAACCTATCTCATATTTGAGGTAGGTTTTTTACGCAACGGACTAAGTAGTTGCTATATTAAGTGTAGCACCCACGTAGTGCCTTAATTAAAGCAAATTTTTTTATTTAGAAAATAGTATGCTTAATGTATAAAGAGTGTATGCAGGTATCCGTATAAATAAAAAGACAAACTATTTGAGGTGATAAAAGATGATTGATAAATTACAATTATTAGAAATGACATCTAAATTATCATTTGGTGGATCAAATAGCTGCAGTTGTAATAATTCTAACAGCAATGTATTTGATATGATAATGATAAGTTTATTAAAAGCAATAGCAGAAACAAATAAAGGCACAAATATAAGTTATGCCAATACAAATGTACAAGGTAATAATTCGAATAATAATAATTCGGATTTAACATTAGAAACACCAAATAGTATTCAAAATGCAAATAAAGTACAATCAACAAATAAAAATCTAGATGTAAATCAAAGAATAGATAATGCAGTAAGTATATCATCTAAGAAATATGGAGTAGATGAAAACTTAATAAGAGCTATTATAAAAGTTGAATCTAACTTTAATCCTAATTGTGTATCTAGAGCGGGTGCAAAAGGTTTAATGCAACTTATGCCAGAAA
Above is a genomic segment from Romboutsia lituseburensis containing:
- a CDS encoding ABC transporter permease; translation: MLFKLSSRNVRRSMKDYSIYFLTLVIGVCIFYIFNSLESQTAMIELTQSKRAQAKLLTEIMSYVSIFVSFILGFLIMYANNFIIKRRSEEFGIYMTLGISRNKISYMLFFETLLIGIVSLAVGIFIGVFLSQGLASITAKMFESDMGKYKFIFSKDACLKTTLYFSIMFIVIILLNFVIVSRYKLINLINNEKRSEKLKGSNLIISAVLFVLSIICLCTAYKSTLGEQLIYSDGGINCTYIALGILGTLLFFRALAGFLIIVIQNSKNYYLKNLNTFTLRQLNSKINTHYVSMSIICIMLFVAIGMTSAGLGTKKSLKESIQFKTPFDVSFEARKGVNGNLSELLRENGFDINQYSKALVDYNLYRGDITFGEMFKNNLGEISKQQFNFIKNLNVEVLKLSDYNKINKIKGKEEIVLKDNEILLLSDVGRMKEAIKEYLSQYKTLNLNNKEFNLKKYSEYEAIYTSPQSMNMLTLIVNDKYTEGLKVSKNYLSLNLTGAEAAAEEKILQKFDDLQSESESIQGLDIYTYGKIDSYDSSIGTANMFLYIGIYVGMVFLIAGAAVLALSQLSGANESLSRYKILRKLGVSSEMINKSIFIQVLMYFCLPIILALIHSIFGIKVANDFVKIFGDINPVKNNLITIGSILVIYGIYFVITYNSYKRIVNSKS
- a CDS encoding lytic transglycosylase domain-containing protein; protein product: MIDKLQLLEMTSKLSFGGSNSCSCNNSNSNVFDMIMISLLKAIAETNKGTNISYANTNVQGNNSNNNNSDLTLETPNSIQNANKVQSTNKNLDVNQRIDNAVSISSKKYGVDENLIRAIIKVESNFNPNCVSRAGAKGLMQLMPENCRDLGVKDPLNIEENIDGGTRHIKEYLDKYNWNVEMALMAYNGGPTRMAKRGVKSINDVYKMPKETQNYVPKVMEYYKGI
- a CDS encoding dicarboxylate/amino acid:cation symporter, which codes for MKKQLGLTSKIFIGILLGAILGLILKSVPDGTIKNTILLDGLLKVMGSGFINAIKMLVVPLVFISLVCGSSSMGDVKKLGRIGIQTFCFYLVTTAIAISLALVVGKLINPGIGLDMSNLITQKPTIGESKPLVEVILSIIPTNPIQSLANGEMLQIILFSLLLGVSMSVVGKKADPLRKLFESANEVCMKMVSIIMLVAPYGVFALIANTFATTGFDAIFSLLKYMFAVSLALILQVVIVYSGMVKVFTGLKLKPFFKKFAGVAAVTFSTASSNAALPLTIESMEELGVDNSVASFTLPLGATINMDGTAIMQGVACVFIAQLYGIDLGINSFLTIILTATLASVGTAGVPGVGMITLSMVLTSVGLPIEGVGLIMGVDRLLDMARTTINVMGDCACTLVVSNKEGELDKSMYYKEFPQNSKISKIGA